A region from the Paenibacillus humicola genome encodes:
- the dapF gene encoding diaminopimelate epimerase, with the protein MNFTKMHGLGNDFIIVAGEQALPEGVSDLAERLCNRFFGIGADGLVYILPSEKADFRMRIINSDGSEAEQCGNAIRCVAKYVYDNGLTDNTELTIETLGAGVQKVVLTVEDGKTKTVRVDMGEPILNGLQVPTTIDAEPVLNAKVEADGREFLFTAVSMGNPHCVIFVDDAVNFDLHTWGPKLEVHPLFPRKINVEFVTVRSRDYADMRVWERGAGPTLACGTGACATLVASVLNGKTDRKATVSLKGGDLLIEWNESDNHVYMTGPAAEVYRGTL; encoded by the coding sequence ATGAACTTTACGAAAATGCATGGACTGGGCAACGATTTCATTATCGTCGCGGGCGAGCAGGCGCTGCCGGAGGGCGTCTCGGACTTGGCGGAGCGCCTGTGCAACCGCTTCTTCGGCATCGGAGCGGACGGGCTTGTATACATTTTGCCCTCCGAGAAAGCCGACTTCCGCATGCGGATCATCAATTCCGACGGGTCGGAGGCGGAGCAGTGCGGCAACGCCATTCGCTGCGTCGCCAAATATGTGTATGACAACGGCTTGACCGATAATACCGAGCTTACGATCGAAACGCTTGGCGCCGGCGTGCAGAAGGTCGTGCTGACGGTCGAGGACGGCAAAACGAAAACCGTCCGCGTCGATATGGGCGAGCCGATTTTGAACGGGCTGCAGGTGCCGACGACCATCGACGCCGAGCCTGTGCTCAACGCCAAGGTCGAGGCGGACGGCCGCGAATTTCTATTCACCGCCGTTTCGATGGGCAACCCGCACTGCGTCATCTTTGTCGACGATGCCGTCAATTTCGACCTGCATACCTGGGGACCGAAGCTGGAAGTGCATCCGCTGTTCCCGCGCAAAATCAACGTGGAGTTCGTCACCGTTCGCTCGCGCGATTACGCGGACATGCGCGTCTGGGAACGCGGCGCGGGCCCGACGCTCGCCTGCGGAACGGGAGCGTGCGCGACGCTTGTCGCCTCGGTGCTGAACGGGAAGACGGACCGAAAGGCGACCGTCTCGCTGAAAGGCGGCGACCTGCTGATCGAGTGGAACGAGTCGGACAATCATGTTTACATGACCGGACCCGCAGCCGAAGTTTACCGCGGCACCTTGTAA